The Pedobacter ginsengisoli region CCATTTCAATTGTAGCAAGGGGAACAGTATTGTCAGTAACCACTAATATTTCAAGTCCGTTTGGTAATTTCTTGAAATACATATTATCAGCTATTTTTTTCTGAGAAAAAACAGAAATACAACTCATTACGAGGGCTATCGCAAGTAAAAATTTAGAGCGCATATAGTTAAAATTGATATACCAGATTAACTATACAAATACGGGTAAATCTTTTAATTTAACAAATTTTTTCATAGTAGATTGCATCTTCTTCTTCTTCTACTATGGCTTTACTTTGCTCTTGGGGTGCTTAAGGGTCAACTGCGTATTATGGTAATATTTAGTTGACCCTTAAGCACCCCAAAGGCAAGATAAAGGCAGGTGCTACTGTCGATATTAGAATATTTTAAAACCTACTGAAAGATTAAATATCCCTGTTTTCTCATCAAGGCCTTTATTAATCTTTGTTAGCCCCCTGCTGTATCTGGCATCAATAGTTAAACTCCCTATATCAACACCTGCATTAACTACACCACCGGCTGTAAACTTTTTATAATCGAACTGGGCTGGTCCGGCGGCTTTATTTAGAGAATAACTTAAATCAGGCCCTGCAGATATTCTAAAGTTCAATGCCTCTGTATTAATGATTTTGTAACCTACCATTAAAGGGATATTAACCTGTTTAAATTTAGGGGTGTATACTTTTGAATTGTAAGAATACTCGCTTTTAAAGGCAGTATAATTTAACTCCGGCTGAAAATACAATGCATCGCCAACTCGGGCAAAAACACCAATATTATAACCCGCTTTACCTTCCTTCTCTTTTACTTCTTTAAAACTGGTTGGCAATGTTGCATAATTAATTCCGGCTTTTAGTCCAAAATTAACACCAGATTGTTGCGCTTTTACTGAAATACTTACCATGATTATTGCAATCATTAAATAGAACTTGTTTGTTTTCATACT contains the following coding sequences:
- a CDS encoding porin family protein, yielding MKTNKFYLMIAIIMVSISVKAQQSGVNFGLKAGINYATLPTSFKEVKEKEGKAGYNIGVFARVGDALYFQPELNYTAFKSEYSYNSKVYTPKFKQVNIPLMVGYKIINTEALNFRISAGPDLSYSLNKAAGPAQFDYKKFTAGGVVNAGVDIGSLTIDARYSRGLTKINKGLDEKTGIFNLSVGFKIF